A region of Pseudarthrobacter sp. NIBRBAC000502770 DNA encodes the following proteins:
- a CDS encoding folate-binding protein YgfZ, with protein MTTPSPLLSRPGAVEATGPDAGVAAHYGEPLREQRALAAGTAVVDLSHRGVVTVTGPDRLSWLNTLSSQQVAALKPGESSELLLLSVQGRIDFDARVVDDGETTWLIVEATEAAPLAEYLNRMKFMLRVEIADVSADWAVAGSTRAVPEWAGHLAWQDPWPHVSAGGYSYATVSEENHPGLERPWFEYLIPAGGLEDALAGRPLAGVLAAEALRVAAWRPRIGAETDDKTIPHELDLLRTAVHLAKGCYKGQETIARVHNLGHPPRRLVFLQLDGSQHTLPAAGSPVMAGERKVGTVTSVAQHYEMGPVALAVIKRSVAPDDVLTVLDGDEPYAAAQELIVAPDAGQVVGRQTGFLRGPR; from the coding sequence ATGACTACGCCCAGCCCTTTGTTGTCGCGCCCCGGTGCCGTCGAGGCCACCGGTCCTGACGCCGGAGTCGCCGCCCACTACGGCGAGCCGCTGCGCGAGCAGCGCGCCCTTGCCGCCGGAACTGCCGTCGTCGACCTTTCCCACCGCGGCGTGGTCACCGTCACCGGGCCCGACAGGCTCAGCTGGCTCAACACCCTGTCTTCCCAGCAGGTGGCAGCCCTGAAGCCGGGCGAGTCCAGCGAACTGCTGCTCCTCAGCGTCCAGGGCCGGATCGACTTCGATGCCCGTGTGGTCGATGACGGGGAAACCACCTGGCTGATCGTCGAAGCAACGGAGGCCGCCCCGCTGGCCGAGTACCTCAACCGCATGAAGTTCATGTTGCGGGTCGAGATTGCCGACGTCTCCGCGGACTGGGCCGTGGCCGGCAGCACCAGGGCCGTGCCGGAATGGGCCGGGCACCTCGCCTGGCAGGACCCGTGGCCACACGTGTCCGCGGGCGGGTACTCCTATGCCACAGTTTCCGAGGAGAACCACCCCGGCCTTGAACGTCCCTGGTTCGAGTACCTCATCCCTGCCGGCGGCCTTGAGGACGCCCTTGCCGGCCGGCCCCTGGCCGGTGTGCTCGCTGCTGAGGCCCTTCGCGTGGCCGCCTGGCGGCCCCGGATCGGCGCCGAAACGGATGACAAGACCATCCCGCACGAACTGGACTTGCTGCGCACGGCCGTGCACCTGGCCAAGGGTTGCTACAAGGGCCAGGAAACCATCGCCCGCGTCCACAACCTCGGGCACCCGCCGCGCCGGCTGGTGTTCCTCCAGCTGGACGGATCGCAGCACACCCTGCCCGCCGCCGGCAGCCCCGTCATGGCCGGGGAGCGGAAAGTGGGGACCGTGACCTCGGTGGCGCAGCACTACGAGATGGGTCCGGTGGCCCTGGCAGTCATAAAACGTTCAGTGGCCCCGGATGACGTACTGACGGTCCTGGACGGCGATGAGCCGTATGCGGCCGCCCAGGAGCTCATCGTCGCCCCCGACGCCGGCCAGGTTGTGGGGCGCCAAACCGGATTCCTGAGGGGGCCGCGCTGA
- a CDS encoding DHA2 family efflux MFS transporter permease subunit: protein MENVEKPWPALWSLVIGFFMILIDSTIVSVANPRIMEGLHADINSVIWVTSAYLLAYAVPLLITGRLGDRFGPRKLYLLGLVVFTLASLWCGLAQNVETLIAARVVQGLGAAVMTPQTMAVITRIFPPDRRGSAMAVWGATAGMATLVGPILGGVLVDGLGWEWIFFINVPIGVVGFILAMRNVPALSTHPHRFDIPGVLLSAVGLFLLVFGIQEGETYNWGTITGPISVWGLIIAGLVVLAAFVAWQRFNKGEPLLPLGLFRDRNFSLANLGITMVGFTVTSFSLPLIFYYQLVRGLTPTQSALLMVPMALISGGMAPVVGKIVDRVNPKYLAAGGLTLMAVALVWNGLLMQPDTPILLFLLPSAVLGFANAGIWAPLSTTATRNLPPRQAGAGSGVYNTTRQFGAVLGSAAIAVLIQSRLAAELPSGGPAASAGEGMAMGGTLPGFLQAGFSTAMAQSILLPAGVVLAGAAVALFFAKPKPVQDWGAAGSPASAKVDAGLDSAG from the coding sequence GTGGAAAACGTAGAAAAGCCGTGGCCGGCGCTGTGGTCCCTGGTGATCGGGTTCTTCATGATCCTGATCGACAGCACCATCGTCTCGGTAGCGAATCCCCGGATCATGGAGGGACTGCACGCCGATATCAACTCGGTGATCTGGGTGACCAGCGCCTACCTGCTGGCTTACGCCGTCCCGCTGCTCATAACGGGCCGCCTCGGTGACAGGTTCGGGCCGCGGAAGCTGTACCTGCTGGGCCTGGTGGTGTTCACCCTGGCCTCGCTGTGGTGTGGCCTGGCCCAAAATGTGGAAACCCTGATCGCGGCCCGCGTGGTGCAGGGGCTCGGCGCCGCAGTCATGACGCCCCAGACCATGGCGGTCATCACCCGCATCTTTCCGCCGGACCGCCGTGGCTCCGCCATGGCCGTCTGGGGTGCCACGGCCGGCATGGCCACCCTGGTGGGGCCCATCCTGGGCGGTGTCCTGGTGGACGGCCTGGGCTGGGAGTGGATCTTCTTCATCAACGTGCCCATCGGCGTCGTGGGCTTCATCCTGGCCATGCGCAACGTCCCGGCACTGAGCACCCACCCGCACCGGTTCGATATCCCCGGCGTCCTGCTGAGCGCCGTCGGACTCTTCCTCCTGGTCTTCGGTATCCAGGAAGGCGAGACGTACAACTGGGGGACCATCACCGGGCCCATCAGCGTCTGGGGACTCATTATTGCCGGCCTGGTAGTCCTGGCCGCCTTCGTGGCATGGCAGCGCTTCAACAAGGGCGAACCGCTCCTGCCGCTGGGCCTGTTCCGGGACCGGAACTTCTCCCTCGCCAACCTTGGCATCACCATGGTGGGGTTCACCGTCACGTCCTTCAGCCTGCCGCTGATCTTCTACTACCAGCTGGTCCGCGGCCTGACGCCCACCCAGTCGGCACTCCTGATGGTGCCCATGGCGCTGATTTCGGGCGGCATGGCGCCCGTGGTGGGCAAGATCGTGGACCGGGTCAACCCCAAATACCTTGCCGCCGGCGGCCTGACGCTGATGGCTGTCGCCCTTGTCTGGAACGGCCTGCTCATGCAGCCGGACACACCCATCCTGCTGTTCCTTCTCCCCAGCGCTGTCCTGGGGTTCGCCAACGCCGGCATCTGGGCACCGTTAAGCACCACCGCCACCCGGAACCTGCCGCCGCGCCAGGCCGGCGCAGGTTCCGGCGTCTACAACACCACCCGGCAGTTCGGGGCCGTGCTGGGCAGCGCAGCTATTGCCGTCCTGATCCAGTCCCGGCTCGCCGCGGAACTCCCGTCCGGCGGCCCTGCGGCATCAGCCGGTGAAGGGATGGCGATGGGCGGTACGTTGCCCGGATTCCTGCAGGCAGGGTTCTCGACGGCGATGGCCCAGTCGATCCTGCTGCCCGCCGGCGTTGTGCTCGCCGGGGCGGCGGTGGCACTGTTCTTCGCCAAGCCCAAGCCGGTCCAGGACTGGGGCGCCGCGGGCAGCCCGGCCTCAGCGAAGGTGGACGCTGGTCTGGATTCCGCCGGCTGA
- a CDS encoding PspC domain-containing protein has product MDKFFSIVRGFGLKRGPQRWVGGVLGGIAAQLNVDVAYVRIAFLLLCLLPGPAVVFYLLAWIIIPDQRNEILLQTFLDRRSLNRP; this is encoded by the coding sequence ATGGATAAGTTCTTCAGCATTGTCAGGGGCTTCGGCCTGAAGCGCGGACCGCAGCGCTGGGTGGGTGGAGTACTCGGAGGAATCGCGGCGCAGCTCAACGTCGACGTTGCCTATGTCCGCATCGCTTTCCTCCTGTTGTGCCTGCTCCCCGGACCAGCCGTGGTCTTCTACCTCCTGGCCTGGATCATCATCCCGGACCAGCGCAATGAAATCCTGCTGCAGACCTTCCTGGACCGGCGGTCGCTCAACCGGCCCTGA
- a CDS encoding response regulator transcription factor, which translates to MSHILLLTNSTGSSVDILPALELLNHRVHILPAEPTALLETDPCDIVLLDARKDLVGARSLTQLLKATGLSAPLVLILTEGGMAAVSSAWAVDDIVLDSAGPAEVEARIRLSVARAVPEQEDAPSEIRAAGVVIDEASYTARVNGAPLNLTFKEFELLKYLAQHPGRVFTRQQLLTEVWGYDYYGGTRTVDVHVRRLRAKLGADHENLISTVRNVGYRLTLVRQQEDELTEA; encoded by the coding sequence ATGTCGCACATCCTGTTACTGACCAACAGCACCGGTTCTTCGGTGGACATCCTGCCTGCCCTCGAGCTGCTGAACCACAGGGTCCATATCCTCCCCGCCGAACCAACGGCCCTCCTGGAAACAGACCCCTGCGACATTGTCCTGCTGGACGCCCGCAAGGACCTGGTGGGCGCCCGTTCCCTCACCCAGCTCCTGAAGGCCACAGGCCTCAGCGCCCCGCTGGTGCTGATCCTGACCGAAGGTGGCATGGCGGCGGTGTCCTCCGCGTGGGCCGTTGACGACATCGTCCTCGATTCCGCGGGCCCCGCCGAGGTGGAGGCCCGTATCCGGCTGTCCGTTGCCCGGGCAGTACCCGAGCAGGAAGACGCGCCCAGCGAAATCCGTGCCGCCGGCGTCGTCATCGATGAGGCAAGCTACACGGCCCGGGTCAACGGGGCGCCCCTGAACCTGACCTTCAAGGAGTTCGAACTCCTGAAGTACCTGGCGCAGCACCCTGGCCGCGTGTTCACCCGGCAGCAACTGCTGACGGAGGTGTGGGGCTACGACTACTACGGCGGCACGCGCACCGTGGACGTCCACGTCCGGCGCCTGCGGGCAAAGCTCGGAGCGGACCACGAGAACCTGATCAGCACCGTCCGGAACGTCGGCTACCGCCTCACGCTGGTCCGGCAGCAGGAAGATGAACTCACGGAGGCATGA
- a CDS encoding ankyrin repeat domain-containing protein: protein MTGNTTPVHAAAKSTEGHDDDALALAHTLFQAAREGDAALLGPYLEAGVPATMTNSAGDSLLMLAAYHGHAGTVQLLLQHGADANTANDRGQTPLAGAAFKGYTDVARVLLGAGADPDAGAPSARAAAQMFARKEILDLLG, encoded by the coding sequence ATGACCGGGAACACCACGCCCGTCCACGCCGCGGCGAAGTCAACGGAGGGGCACGACGACGATGCGCTGGCTTTGGCGCATACGCTCTTCCAGGCTGCCCGTGAAGGGGACGCCGCGCTGCTTGGTCCCTACCTGGAGGCCGGTGTCCCCGCCACCATGACGAACTCCGCCGGCGACTCCCTGCTGATGCTCGCCGCGTATCATGGCCATGCCGGAACCGTACAGCTGCTGCTGCAGCACGGCGCCGACGCCAACACCGCCAACGATCGGGGCCAGACCCCCCTCGCCGGAGCGGCATTCAAGGGCTACACGGATGTGGCCCGCGTCCTGCTGGGCGCCGGAGCGGATCCGGACGCCGGTGCGCCGTCGGCCAGGGCCGCAGCGCAAATGTTTGCCCGCAAAGAGATCCTGGACCTGCTGGGCTGA
- a CDS encoding ATP-dependent 6-phosphofructokinase gives MKIGILTSGGDCPGLNAVIRGAVLKGIAVHGQEFVGFRDGWRGVVEGDIIDIPRTMVRGIAKQGGTILGTSRTNPFENGGGPEAIKAHMDRLGIDAIIAIGGEGTLAAAKRLTDAGLKIVGVPKTVDNDLDATDYTFGFDTAVQIATEAIDRLRTTGESHHRCMIAEVMGRHVGWIALHAGMAAGAHAILIPEQKVSIEQVTEWVKEAHARGRAPLVVVAEGFVPEHMESPHSERGLDTFGRPRLGGIADQLAPELEARTGIETRATILGHIQRGGVPSAFDRVLATRLGMAAIDSVVEGYWGTMVALKGTDIQHVAFEEALGQLKTVPQNRYDEAAVLFG, from the coding sequence ATGAAAATTGGAATCCTCACCAGCGGTGGCGACTGCCCCGGATTGAATGCCGTGATCCGCGGCGCGGTACTGAAGGGCATCGCCGTCCATGGCCAGGAATTCGTCGGATTCCGGGATGGCTGGCGGGGCGTGGTGGAGGGCGACATCATCGACATCCCCCGCACCATGGTCCGCGGCATCGCCAAGCAGGGCGGGACCATCCTGGGCACTTCCCGCACCAACCCGTTCGAAAACGGCGGCGGTCCCGAGGCCATCAAAGCCCACATGGACCGGCTTGGCATCGATGCCATCATCGCAATCGGCGGTGAGGGTACGTTGGCAGCGGCCAAGCGCCTGACCGACGCCGGACTCAAGATCGTGGGTGTCCCCAAGACCGTTGACAACGACCTTGACGCCACCGACTACACCTTCGGTTTCGACACCGCGGTACAGATCGCCACCGAGGCGATCGACCGGCTCCGTACCACGGGTGAATCCCACCACCGCTGCATGATTGCCGAGGTGATGGGCCGCCACGTGGGCTGGATTGCACTGCACGCCGGGATGGCAGCCGGGGCGCACGCCATCCTCATCCCGGAGCAGAAGGTCAGCATCGAGCAGGTCACCGAATGGGTCAAGGAAGCCCATGCCCGCGGCCGCGCACCCCTTGTGGTGGTGGCCGAGGGCTTCGTGCCCGAACACATGGAAAGCCCGCACTCGGAGCGTGGCCTGGACACCTTCGGCCGTCCGCGCCTGGGCGGCATCGCGGACCAGCTTGCGCCCGAACTTGAAGCACGGACCGGCATCGAAACCCGAGCCACCATCCTGGGGCACATCCAGCGCGGCGGTGTCCCCTCAGCCTTCGACCGGGTCCTTGCCACCCGGCTGGGCATGGCCGCCATTGACTCCGTGGTGGAAGGCTACTGGGGCACCATGGTGGCGCTGAAGGGCACCGACATCCAGCATGTCGCCTTCGAGGAGGCCCTGGGCCAGCTCAAGACCGTCCCGCAAAACCGCTACGACGAGGCCGCGGTCCTGTTCGGCTAA
- a CDS encoding flavodoxin family protein produces MGESTVQAAGAPADYSDLKAVFFNGTLKKSPQTSNTDGLIRISRMIMEKHGVGTTVIRTVDHDIASGVYPDMTQYGWATDEWPQLYPAVKEADIVVVAGPIWLGDNSSQTKKLIERLYAHSGELNSKGQWAFYPKVGGCLITGNEDGIKHCAMNVLYSLQHIGFSIPPQADAGWIGPVGPGPSYLDEGSGGPETDFTNRNTTFMTWNLLHLARTLKDSGGYPAFGNLPGEWAAGTRFDFENPEYR; encoded by the coding sequence GTGGGAGAAAGCACCGTCCAGGCAGCAGGAGCACCGGCTGATTACAGCGACCTGAAAGCTGTCTTCTTCAATGGCACGCTGAAGAAGTCGCCGCAGACGTCCAATACGGACGGGCTGATCCGGATCAGCCGCATGATCATGGAAAAACACGGCGTGGGCACCACGGTGATCCGGACGGTGGACCATGACATCGCCAGCGGCGTCTACCCCGACATGACCCAGTACGGCTGGGCCACCGACGAGTGGCCCCAGCTTTACCCCGCGGTCAAGGAAGCCGACATTGTGGTGGTGGCCGGGCCCATCTGGTTGGGGGACAACTCGTCCCAGACCAAGAAACTGATCGAACGCCTCTACGCCCACTCCGGCGAACTCAACAGCAAGGGCCAATGGGCGTTCTATCCCAAGGTCGGCGGTTGCCTGATCACCGGAAACGAGGACGGGATCAAGCATTGCGCCATGAACGTCCTCTACAGCCTTCAGCACATCGGCTTCAGCATCCCGCCGCAGGCCGACGCCGGATGGATCGGACCCGTGGGGCCCGGCCCGAGCTACCTCGATGAAGGCTCCGGTGGCCCGGAAACCGACTTCACCAACCGGAACACGACGTTCATGACCTGGAACCTCCTGCACCTGGCCCGGACGCTCAAGGACTCCGGGGGCTACCCCGCGTTCGGAAACCTGCCCGGCGAATGGGCTGCCGGAACAAGGTTCGATTTCGAAAATCCGGAATACCGCTGA
- the mshD gene encoding mycothiol synthase — protein sequence MTPAHPQKWPVHVVRGGVDQQLLKDCRDLLAAAEESDGNPSISEQTLVTMRAGDSAEHSLLTLALYAPDEDSDPATGQDLAGFAVVVEEPDGSGILEIAVHPSYRNQGVADRLVGALKEVRGFNGLNAWSHGNHEAAADLAARYGYAPVRELWKMRMTTAGADLPDAGLPDGVAIRTFVPGKDEEAWLVANRAAFAHHPEQGSLTRADLEARMAEDWFDPSGFLLAEDRDGRLLGYHWTKVHPRHGTHPAIGEVYVVGVTPDAQGMGLGKALTIAGIKHLRDSGLAGVMLYVDADNAPAVALYRRLGFSRWDMDVMYGPAAG from the coding sequence ATGACTCCAGCGCATCCGCAGAAGTGGCCCGTCCATGTTGTCCGGGGCGGAGTTGACCAGCAACTGCTGAAAGACTGCCGTGACCTTCTGGCCGCGGCTGAGGAATCGGACGGCAATCCTTCCATTTCCGAGCAAACCTTGGTGACCATGCGCGCCGGTGACTCGGCGGAGCACAGCCTCCTGACTCTGGCCCTCTACGCTCCCGACGAGGACTCCGATCCGGCCACCGGCCAGGACCTGGCGGGCTTCGCCGTCGTGGTTGAGGAGCCGGACGGCAGCGGCATCCTGGAAATCGCCGTCCATCCCTCCTACCGGAACCAGGGCGTGGCGGACCGCCTGGTGGGCGCGCTCAAGGAGGTCCGGGGCTTCAACGGGCTGAACGCCTGGTCGCATGGCAACCATGAAGCCGCTGCCGACCTCGCCGCGCGCTACGGGTATGCGCCGGTACGCGAGTTGTGGAAGATGAGGATGACGACGGCGGGCGCGGACCTGCCCGATGCCGGCCTGCCGGACGGGGTGGCCATCCGCACGTTCGTTCCGGGCAAGGATGAAGAGGCGTGGCTGGTAGCCAACCGGGCAGCATTCGCCCACCACCCCGAGCAGGGCAGCCTCACCAGGGCCGACCTCGAGGCGCGCATGGCGGAAGACTGGTTCGACCCGTCCGGCTTCCTCCTCGCCGAGGACCGGGACGGCAGGCTGCTGGGGTACCACTGGACCAAGGTCCACCCACGCCACGGCACCCACCCGGCCATCGGCGAGGTCTACGTGGTGGGCGTGACACCTGACGCGCAGGGCATGGGACTGGGCAAGGCACTGACCATTGCCGGCATCAAGCACCTCCGCGACTCAGGACTGGCCGGTGTGATGCTGTACGTGGATGCGGACAACGCTCCGGCTGTCGCGTTGTACCGGCGGCTCGGTTTCAGCCGCTGGGACATGGACGTCATGTACGGCCCCGCCGCCGGGTAG
- a CDS encoding permease translates to MTAELQAPARSLGSWTVGVVGIAGLIAIIAGVYASPEALVVVGIVIAVAVGIGWPHFLRIPAKKTLAAVIALPGAGAAIAAALVPAPGYLDWTPGFVALGMMAVFVVQLIRGTGQAQRLESTLGCCAGVLLSCLGAGWIAGSRFNGVREMLLVAAISAAVALLAGLIRWPDSIVAPLGVVLAGLAGPLAGLVLSDIAVLPAAIFGVVVGAVLASFRRLATLRGAPLNILAALGMGLAPVSAVGSLAYFIDKLLIY, encoded by the coding sequence ATGACGGCGGAACTGCAGGCTCCCGCGCGTTCACTGGGCTCCTGGACCGTCGGCGTCGTCGGGATCGCCGGCCTCATCGCGATCATCGCCGGGGTCTACGCCTCGCCGGAGGCACTCGTGGTGGTGGGCATCGTGATCGCCGTGGCGGTGGGCATCGGCTGGCCGCACTTCCTCCGCATTCCCGCCAAGAAGACCCTCGCCGCAGTTATCGCCCTGCCGGGTGCAGGCGCGGCCATAGCCGCCGCCCTGGTGCCTGCCCCCGGATACCTGGACTGGACTCCCGGCTTCGTGGCCTTGGGAATGATGGCCGTGTTCGTGGTGCAGCTCATCCGCGGAACAGGACAGGCGCAACGGCTGGAATCCACCCTGGGGTGCTGCGCCGGTGTCCTGCTGTCCTGCCTGGGAGCAGGCTGGATTGCCGGCTCCCGCTTCAACGGTGTCCGCGAGATGCTCCTGGTGGCGGCGATCAGCGCGGCTGTGGCCCTGCTGGCCGGGCTCATCCGCTGGCCGGACAGCATTGTTGCCCCGCTCGGAGTGGTGCTTGCAGGCCTTGCCGGTCCGCTGGCCGGGCTGGTCCTGTCGGACATTGCCGTCCTGCCGGCGGCCATCTTCGGCGTGGTTGTGGGCGCGGTGCTGGCGAGCTTCCGGCGGCTGGCCACCCTGCGCGGTGCGCCACTGAACATCCTGGCCGCCCTGGGCATGGGGCTGGCCCCGGTCTCGGCTGTTGGATCCCTTGCGTACTTCATAGACAAACTACTCATCTACTAA
- a CDS encoding GNAT family N-acetyltransferase: MTLDPGSAAIIQLAWARRLGLDDDAFGDALASGERIVRADESARTVEFVRLFGSSVLVGPRSIIEAAAGIPDEEMAQHVTLLKLTREQGGHGLGAAALFFADDLPLQQPSEELTVSHGNPEAIELEGRCPPDDVNEVGLSDLENRYTIVHELDGRRVPLACGAYGEWEGLLANMGVLVDPDWRRRGLGALAGSIAAHEALAAGLTLQWRADVSNTGCLALARKLGLSAGGIQTSVHLR, translated from the coding sequence ATGACACTCGATCCCGGCTCAGCGGCCATCATCCAGCTGGCGTGGGCACGCCGGCTGGGCCTTGACGACGACGCATTCGGTGACGCCCTGGCATCCGGCGAACGGATTGTCCGCGCCGACGAATCGGCCCGGACCGTCGAGTTTGTGCGGCTGTTCGGCAGTTCCGTCCTGGTAGGACCACGGAGCATCATCGAGGCAGCGGCCGGCATCCCCGACGAGGAAATGGCCCAGCATGTCACGCTCCTGAAACTGACCAGGGAACAGGGTGGCCACGGGCTGGGCGCCGCGGCCCTGTTCTTTGCCGACGACCTGCCGCTGCAGCAACCGTCGGAGGAACTGACGGTCTCGCACGGGAATCCCGAGGCGATCGAACTGGAGGGCAGGTGCCCGCCGGATGACGTGAATGAAGTGGGCCTGTCCGACCTCGAGAACCGATACACCATCGTCCATGAACTGGACGGCAGGCGCGTGCCCCTGGCCTGCGGGGCCTACGGCGAGTGGGAGGGCCTGCTGGCCAACATGGGCGTCCTGGTGGATCCGGACTGGCGGCGCCGCGGCCTGGGAGCGCTGGCGGGTTCCATCGCTGCCCACGAGGCCCTGGCCGCCGGGCTTACCCTGCAGTGGCGCGCTGATGTCAGCAACACCGGCTGCCTGGCATTGGCCCGGAAGCTGGGCCTGTCAGCCGGCGGAATCCAGACCAGCGTCCACCTTCGCTGA
- a CDS encoding FABP family protein yields the protein MPIEIPTDLTPELVPLSWLIGEWEGRGRLGSGDEDSEHFLQHVSFTHNGLPYLQYRAESWLTDDEGTRLRPLTVETGFWALERKQLDADGGPGLVPADIVPVLKSADEVEALRNKDGGFDISVSIAHPGGITELYYGQIKGPQIQLTTDMVMRGSHSKDYSAATRIFGLVDGNLLWRWDVATGGDAGKGLEAHASAFLHRVS from the coding sequence ATGCCCATTGAGATTCCTACAGACCTGACCCCCGAACTCGTCCCCCTGTCCTGGCTCATCGGTGAGTGGGAGGGCCGGGGGCGGTTGGGCAGCGGCGATGAGGATTCTGAACACTTCCTGCAGCACGTCTCCTTCACCCACAACGGGCTGCCGTACCTGCAGTACCGTGCCGAAAGCTGGTTGACCGACGACGAAGGGACGCGCCTGCGTCCGCTCACCGTCGAAACCGGCTTCTGGGCGCTGGAGCGCAAGCAGCTAGACGCCGACGGCGGCCCTGGGCTAGTGCCGGCAGACATCGTTCCCGTGTTGAAAAGCGCCGACGAGGTCGAAGCGCTGCGCAACAAGGACGGCGGCTTCGACATCTCCGTATCCATCGCCCACCCCGGCGGCATCACGGAGCTGTACTACGGCCAAATCAAAGGGCCTCAGATCCAGCTGACCACCGACATGGTGATGCGCGGCAGCCACTCCAAGGACTACAGCGCCGCCACCCGCATATTTGGCCTGGTGGACGGCAACCTGTTGTGGCGCTGGGACGTTGCCACCGGGGGTGACGCAGGAAAAGGGCTGGAGGCCCACGCCTCTGCGTTCCTGCACCGGGTCTCATGA